A single window of Hippocampus zosterae strain Florida chromosome 15, ASM2543408v3, whole genome shotgun sequence DNA harbors:
- the LOC127616298 gene encoding zinc finger protein 521 isoform X5, which produces MKTHASNKPHKCPVCRRGFLSSSSLHGHMQVHERGKEGVSRVDDWKLKETRKCSRCEEGFDVPEDLQRHIAECHPECSPSEDGGLGATLQCIYCHEPFSDEGALLTHIDQAHSRDRKSHSCAICSEHFLSVEDLYAHMDIHQLPESSNHSNSPSLLTVGYTSVSSTTPDSNLSVDSSTMVETAPPVPKTRGRRKRAAHNASDIGGRAAKQPKVSYSCTYCNKQVFSSLAVLQIHLRTMHLDKPEQAHTCQFCLEVLPSLLNLNEHLKQVHNAEGHAALLTGFSDSLLQCNFCPEILNDLNALQEHIRCSHGFPSPVAKESNAFFCPQCFMGFLTETTLEEHVRQTHCDGGSLRFDSPLAVTPKEPIVEVYSCSYCTNSPIFNSVLKLNKHIKENHKNIPLALNYINNGKKTLHALSPSSPITVEQASALKQGASATRSSGEFICNQCGAKYTNLDLFQTHLKTHLDGLQPQLTCPQCNKEFPNQESLLKHVTIHFTITSTYYICESCDKQFTSVDDLQKHLLDMHTFVFFRCTLCQEVFDSKVSTQLHLAVKHSNEKKVYRCTSCNWDFRHETDLQLHVKHSHLEHQGRSHRCIFCGESFGTEVELQCHITTHSKKYNCRFCSKAFHAIVLLEKHLREKHCVFEGKAQNCRANGSAVGGADAHPKDEAELQGLLTNSHGTGTAGGSVVESQNSHDGSEEEVETADPMYSCDICGASYTMESLLTNHQLRDHNIRPGESAMMKRKAEMIKGNHKCNVCSRTFFSEAGLREHMQTHLGPVKHYMCPICGERFPSLLTLTEHKVTHSKSLDTGSCRICKMPLHSEEDFLEHCQMHPDLRNSLTGFRCVVCMQTVTSTLELKIHGTFHMQKTGTMSANPSTGRSNAIAHNQQLHHVQKPFKCASCLKDFRSKQDLVKLDINGLPYGLCASCVANAGSKSSSPTMNGGRQPQQQGGATTPAPNAAQWIQGESLSPGEGKGKAVSSSSSSSSASSTAVAKTRCSSCNVKFESEVELHNHVQTVHAGDGGGGQLKTPHMSPMPRSSPSQAEEKKTYQCIKCQMVFYSEWDIQVHVANHMLGRVPARIAGWLWQGQRRRKNQLLCYSGAEWREGRPSVSSGLPYPQSKWTRATRGEAADTHRAEPKEGLNHECKLCSQSFDSPAKLQCHLIEHSFEGMGGTFKCPVCFTVFVQANKLQQHIFSAHGQEDKIYDCSQCPQKFFFQTELQNHTLTQHTS; this is translated from the exons ATGAAAACTCACGCCTCCAATAAACCACACAAGTGCCCCGTGTGCCGGCGAGGCTTCCTCTCCTCCAGCTCCCTGCACGGCCACATGCAAGTGCACGAAAGGGGCAAAGAGGGCGTGAGTAGAGTTGACGACTGGAAGCTGAAAGAGACGCGCAAGTGCAGCCGTTGTGAGGAAGGCTTCGATGTCCCGGAAGACCTTCAAAGGCACATAGCCGAGTGCCACCCTGAGTGCTCCCCGTCGGAGGACGGAGGGCTGGGTGCCACCCTTCAATGCATCTACTGCCATGAGCCCTTCAGCGACGAAGGCGCCCTGCTGACCCACATCGACCAGGCCCACAGCCGGGACCGGAAGAGCCACTCCTGTGCTATTTGCTCTGAGCACTTTTTGTCTGTTGAAGACCTCTACGCTCACATGGACATCCACCAGCTCCCTGAATCTAGTAACCATAGTAACAGCCCTTCCTTGCTGACTGTGGGCTACACTTCGGTCTCGAGCACCACTCCGGACTCTAACCTCTCCGTCGACAGTTCAACAATGGTGGAAACAGCGCCGCCAGTGCCCAAGACtcgggggaggaggaagagggctgCTCATAACGCATCGGACATTGGCGGTCGAGCTGCCAAGCAGCCCAAGGTTTCTTACAGTTGCACGTACTGCAACAAGCAAGTGTTCTCCAGTTTGGCTGTGCTTCAGATTCACCTACGGACCATGCATCTTGACAAGCCGGAGCAGGCTCACACGTGCCAGTTTTGCTTGGAGGTTCTGCCCTCTTTATTAAATCTTAATGAACATCTGAAGCAGGTCCACAATGCCGAAGGCCACGCAGCCCTGCTCACCGGCTTTTCGGACTCTCTCCTTCAGTGCAACTTCTGCCCCGAGATCCTGAATGATCTCAACGCCCTGCAGGAGCATATCCGCTGTTCCCATGGCTTTCCGAGTCCTGTGGCCAAAGAGAGCAACGCCTTCTTCTGTCCCCAGTGCTTCATGGGTTTCTTGACAGAGACGACCTTGGAAGAGCACGTTCGTCAGACTCACTGTGACGGGGGTAGCCTGCGTTTCGACTCACCTTTGGCCGTCACCCCCAAGGAGCCCATTGTAGAAGTATACTCCTGCTCGTACTGCACAAATTCACCCATATTCAACAGTGTCCTGAAGCTCAACAAGCACATCAAGGAGAATCACAAGAACATTCCCCTTGCACTCAACTACATCAATAATGGAAAGAAGACCTTGCACGCTCTCAGCCCCTCGTCTCCAATAACGGTGGAACAAGCGTCCGCGCTCAAGCAAGGCGCCTCGGCCACACGCTCTTCCGGAGAGTTCATATGTAACCAGTGTGGGGCGAAGTATACCAACTTAGATCTTTTCCAGACTCATCTGAAGACTCACCTGGACGGCCTGCAGCCACAACTCACCTGCCCTCAGTGCAACAAAGAGTTCCCAAACCAAGAGTCCCTCCTGAAGCATGTCACCATTCACTTCACAATCACCTCCACGTATTATATCTGCGAGAGTTGCGACAAGCAGTTCACGTCCGTGGATGACCTGCAGAAGCACCTGCTGGACATGCACACCTTTGTGTTCTTTCGTTGCACTCTGTGCCAGGAGGTGTTTGACTCAAAGGTGTCCACTCAGCTCCACTTGGCCGTGAAGCACAGCAATGAGAAGAAGGTGTACCGCTGCACCTCCTGCAACTGGGACTTCAGGCACGAGACCGACCTGCAGTTGCACGTCAAACACAGCCACCTGGAACACCAAGGCCGATCCCATCGTTGCATCTTCTGTGGGGAGTCATTCGGGACGGAGGTGGAGCTGCAGTGTCACATCACCACCCACAGCAAGAAGTACAACTGCCGCTTCTGCAGCAAGGCCTTCCATGCCATTGTGCTGCTGGAGAAGCATTTGCGTGAAAAACACTGCGTGTTTGAGGGAAAGGCGCAGAACTGCCGCGCTAACGGATCTGCTGTCGGTGGGGCGGACGCCCATCCCAAAGACGAGGCGGAATTGCAAGGTCTCTTAACCAACAGCCACGGCACAGGGACGGCAGGAGGATCTGTGGTGGAGTCCCAGAACAGTCACGACGGAAGCGAGGAAGAGGTGGAGACTGCCGACCCCATGTATAGTTGTGACATCTGCGGGGCCTCTTACACAATGGAGTCCCTTCTAACGAACCACCAGCTGAGGGACCACAACATTCGCCCCGGTGAGAGCGCCATGATGAAAAGGAAAGCTGAAATGATCAAAGGAAACCACAAGTGCAACGTATGCTCTCGCACCTTCTTCTCCGAGGCCGGTCTAAGGGAACATATGCAGACCCACCTTGGGCCCGTCAAGCACTACATGTGTCCCATCTGCGGTGAGCGTTTCCCCTCTCTGCTCACCCTGACTGAACACAAGGTCACGCACAGCAAAAGTCTCGACACGGGCAGCTGCCGCATCTGTAAGATGCCTCTCCATAGTGAGGAGGACTTCCTAGAGCACTGTCAGATGCACCCCGACCTAAGGAATTCCTTGACGGGTTTCCGATGCGTGGTGTGCATGCAGACGGTCACCTCCACGTTGGAGCTCAAGATCCACGGGACCTTCCACATGCAAAAAACCGGCACCATGTCGGCAAACCCATCCACTGGGCGCAGCAATGCCATCGCTCACAACCAGCAGCTACATCACGTCCAAAAGCCTTTCAAGTGTGCTTCCTGCTTGAAAGATTTCCGTTCAAAGCAGGACCTGGTTAAACTGGACATCAACGGCCTGCCCTACGGACTCTGCGCGTCCTGTGTGGCCAACGCCGGTTCCAAGAGCTCCAGCCCAACAATGAATGGAGGCAGACAACCGCAGCAACAGGGGGGCGCCACCACTCCGGCGCCCAACGCGGCTCAATGGATCCAAGGAGAGAGTCTCAGCCCAGGCGAGGGCAAAGGCAAAGCCGTCTCCTCGTCGTCCTCATCCTCTTCAGCATCCTCAACGGCGGTCGCAAAGACACGGTGCTCAAGCTGCAACGTGAAGTTTGAGTCTGAGGTCGAATTGCATAACCATGTCCAGACGGTACACGCaggagacggcggcggcggacaGCTAAAGACGCCCCATATGTCCCCGATGCCCAGATCCAGTCCATCGCAAGCTGAAGAG AAGAAGACTTACCAGTGCATCAAATGTCAGATGGTGTTCTACAGTGAGTGGGACATCCAAGTTCATGTTGCCAACCATATGCTCG GCCGAGTGCCAGCCCGGATTGCTGGCTGGCTGTGGCAAGGTCAACGGCGGAGGAAAAACCAGTTACTGTGTTACTCTGGAGCGGAATGGAGAGAGGGGCGGCCATCTGTCAGCTCGGGTCTGCCATACCCGCAGAGCAAATGGACACGGGCGACCAGAGGAGAGGCCGCAGACACCCATAGAGCCGAACCCA